One genomic window of Arthrobacter caoxuetaonis includes the following:
- the gluQRS gene encoding tRNA glutamyl-Q(34) synthetase GluQRS produces the protein MLPVPSPSSSAAAGRYAPSPSGELHVGNLRTAMLAWLFARSTGRNFLLRIEDLDRARAGAEAAQVRDLAAVGLDWDGEVIRQSDRTPVYLEAIAKLQAEGRVYECFCTRAEISDAPRAPHSPPGAYPGTCRNLPEAERERRRRERPGALRLRADVDEYTVHDVLHGDYTGAVDDLVLLRNDGVPPYNLAVVVDDAAQGIDQVVRGDDLLSSTPRQAYLASLLGLPPVEYVHVPLVLGTTGKRLAKRDGAVTLGALADAGIPVPEATAMILDSLGLPGTLPEALEVFDPRKLPREPWIFTPPVR, from the coding sequence GTGCTTCCTGTCCCGTCTCCCTCGTCCTCCGCCGCCGCCGGCCGTTATGCCCCCAGCCCCTCCGGCGAACTGCACGTCGGAAACCTCCGCACCGCCATGCTGGCCTGGCTCTTCGCCCGGAGCACCGGGCGGAACTTCCTGCTGCGCATTGAGGACCTTGACCGGGCGCGCGCCGGAGCGGAAGCTGCCCAGGTGCGCGACCTCGCCGCCGTCGGACTCGACTGGGACGGTGAGGTCATCCGCCAGTCCGACCGGACCCCCGTGTATCTGGAGGCGATCGCGAAACTGCAGGCCGAGGGCAGGGTCTATGAGTGTTTCTGCACCCGTGCGGAGATTTCCGATGCACCCCGCGCCCCGCACTCGCCGCCGGGGGCGTACCCGGGGACCTGCCGGAACCTCCCGGAAGCAGAGCGTGAACGACGCCGCCGCGAACGTCCGGGAGCGCTCCGGCTGCGGGCCGACGTGGACGAGTACACCGTGCATGATGTGCTGCACGGGGACTACACCGGAGCCGTGGATGACCTGGTGCTGCTGCGCAACGACGGCGTGCCGCCCTACAACCTGGCGGTCGTCGTCGACGATGCCGCCCAGGGCATCGACCAGGTGGTCCGCGGCGACGATCTCCTCTCCTCCACACCCCGGCAGGCGTACCTCGCATCCCTGCTGGGGCTGCCTCCGGTGGAGTACGTGCACGTCCCGCTGGTGCTGGGCACCACGGGCAAGCGGCTGGCCAAGCGCGACGGCGCCGTGACACTCGGCGCGCTGGCCGACGCCGGGATTCCAGTGCCGGAAGCGACGGCGATGATCCTGGACTCACTCGGTTTGCCCGGGACGTTGCCGGAAGCGCTGGAGGTGTTCGATCCGCGGAAGCTCCCCCGGGAACCGTGGATCTTCACCCCGCCGGTCCGCTAG
- a CDS encoding LLM class flavin-dependent oxidoreductase, translating into MPDYGRDLLFGAFITPAAAPPQHAVGLAVAAEAAGLDLAAFQDHPYQPRFLDTWTLLSYVAARTTRLKLVTDVLNLPLRQPAVVARSAASLDLLSGGRLELGLGAGAFWEAIEAAGGKKLSPADAVTALEEAIRIIRGIWDVSTKAPLRVDGRIHRVDGAKRGPAPAHDVGIWLGAYKPRMLRVTGEVADGWIGSLGYLRAGMQELAELNARIDDGAASAGRDPSDVRRLLNISPSSDTPGWTERLAELALDYGISGFILASDDAGELARFGHETAPAVREAVAAARSGRN; encoded by the coding sequence ATGCCCGACTACGGCCGAGACCTGCTCTTCGGCGCCTTCATCACTCCGGCTGCGGCACCGCCGCAGCATGCCGTGGGCCTGGCGGTCGCCGCCGAGGCCGCCGGACTCGACCTGGCGGCCTTCCAGGACCATCCCTATCAGCCGCGGTTCCTCGACACCTGGACCCTGCTGTCCTATGTGGCTGCCCGGACCACCCGCCTGAAGCTGGTGACCGATGTCCTGAACCTGCCGCTGCGCCAGCCTGCAGTGGTCGCCCGCAGTGCGGCCAGCCTGGACCTGCTCAGCGGCGGACGGTTGGAGCTCGGCCTGGGCGCAGGGGCGTTCTGGGAGGCGATCGAAGCTGCGGGCGGGAAGAAGCTCAGCCCGGCAGACGCCGTCACGGCCCTGGAAGAGGCGATCCGGATCATCCGCGGGATCTGGGACGTCTCCACCAAGGCTCCGCTCCGGGTGGACGGCCGGATCCACCGGGTGGACGGCGCCAAGCGCGGGCCGGCGCCGGCGCACGACGTCGGCATCTGGCTGGGTGCCTACAAGCCGCGGATGCTGCGGGTCACCGGGGAGGTGGCTGACGGCTGGATCGGCTCGCTGGGCTATCTGCGCGCAGGCATGCAGGAACTGGCGGAGCTGAACGCCCGCATTGACGACGGCGCCGCCTCGGCCGGCCGCGATCCGTCGGACGTGCGGCGGCTGCTGAACATCAGCCCTTCCTCGGATACGCCGGGCTGGACGGAACGGCTGGCGGAGCTGGCCCTGGACTACGGAATCTCCGGCTTCATCCTGGCCAGCGACGATGCCGGAGAGCTTGCCAGGTTCGGACACGAGACGGCTCCAGCGGTCCGGGAAGCTGTGGCGGCGGCGCGTTCCGGCAGGAACTGA
- a CDS encoding nucleoside deaminase translates to MTSELLLPALNSARKGRAEGGIPIGAALYVEGAIVSTGRNRRQQLGSVIRHAEMDCLEHAGRLPAGAYTKATMVTTLSPCDMCTGAILLYRIPHVVIGENRSYRGAEDLLRERGVQVDVLDDQACTLLMQEFMAEFPSLWNEDIGVL, encoded by the coding sequence ATGACGTCGGAGCTGCTGTTGCCTGCCCTGAATTCCGCCCGCAAGGGCCGGGCCGAAGGCGGAATCCCCATTGGTGCCGCGCTGTATGTCGAAGGAGCGATCGTGTCCACGGGGCGCAACCGCAGGCAGCAGCTCGGCAGCGTGATCCGCCATGCCGAGATGGACTGCCTGGAGCATGCAGGACGGCTGCCCGCCGGCGCCTACACAAAGGCCACGATGGTCACCACGCTCTCACCCTGCGACATGTGCACCGGAGCGATCCTGCTGTACCGGATTCCGCACGTGGTCATCGGCGAGAACCGCAGCTACCGGGGTGCCGAAGATCTGCTGCGGGAACGCGGGGTCCAGGTGGACGTTCTGGATGATCAGGCGTGCACCCTCCTGATGCAGGAGTTCATGGCCGAATTCCCGTCCCTGTGGAACGAGGACATCGGCGTGCTCTAG
- a CDS encoding MBL fold metallo-hydrolase, whose product MLLGDHLHRIGNDIVAAYLVVTDEGITIIDAGLAGHWKDLQRELAALGRPLSDVRGIVLTHGDTDHIGFAERLRRETGIPVYVHADDAARARGTEKAKAALASAGRFRLKPTAGFLAYTVRKGGWRTTYLADVVPVQDGDVLDLPGSPRIIGLPGHSPGSVAVHVPAARALFVGDALTTRHVLSGKTGLQPSPFTDDPARALEVLDRLTGLADVDWVLPGHGTPWNGPVDAVADGVRAGA is encoded by the coding sequence ATGTTGCTTGGAGACCACCTGCACCGCATCGGGAACGACATCGTTGCCGCCTACCTGGTGGTGACCGATGAGGGGATCACCATCATCGACGCAGGCCTCGCCGGGCACTGGAAGGACCTGCAGCGCGAATTGGCCGCACTGGGGCGCCCGCTCAGTGACGTGCGGGGAATCGTCCTGACCCATGGGGACACCGACCACATCGGCTTCGCCGAACGCCTGCGCCGCGAGACGGGAATTCCGGTCTACGTGCATGCCGACGACGCCGCCCGGGCGCGCGGAACGGAAAAGGCGAAAGCGGCCCTGGCCTCTGCAGGCCGGTTCCGGCTCAAGCCCACAGCCGGGTTCCTGGCCTACACCGTCCGCAAGGGCGGGTGGCGCACCACTTACCTCGCCGACGTCGTGCCCGTCCAGGACGGGGATGTGCTGGACCTGCCGGGCTCGCCGCGGATCATCGGACTTCCCGGCCACTCCCCCGGCAGCGTGGCGGTCCATGTCCCTGCGGCCCGGGCGCTGTTCGTCGGCGATGCCCTCACCACCCGGCACGTTCTATCCGGCAAGACGGGGCTGCAGCCTTCTCCCTTCACGGACGATCCCGCGCGTGCCCTTGAAGTGCTGGACCGGCTCACCGGCCTGGCAGACGTGGACTGGGTGCTGCCCGGCCACGGCACGCCCTGGAACGGTCCCGTCGACGCTGTCGCGGACGGGGTTCGTGCGGGCGCGTGA
- a CDS encoding alpha/beta hydrolase family protein has protein sequence MRKLTSLAAAVSLALMAAPATATAAEPVTELGGTLANGATWAAEVPRNWNGKLVLYSHGFRPGPDNPAWDQGFDSTAQALTDRGFAVAASSYATAGWALGTAVQDQLDTLAAFSAEAGEPARTIAFGTSMGGLVSSLIAETPQSGVDGAVSTCGLLGGGINLNNYQLDGLHALAELLLPGQEVQLTGFRTAEEAAATTGVLLQAVQQAQTTPDGQARLALAAALMNTPTWFSGDTPPDPRDYAAQQEAQYNWLLQTIPFVVGARVSIVTAANGDSGWNEGVDYRSLLQESAQRRQVDALYRAAGLDLRADLRTLTGEADIKPDPEALEWVEETSTPQGDLQIPVLTMHTLADILAPVEYTEEYGETVREARATPLLRQAYIERTGHCTFTDAERVAAVLAMDERLDTGRWANIAEPRQLDRRAESLNLGEADFIRYQPAEFVNDRSWDPCPGQGHGHGKGDGYGKGHGHGKGHGHGKGHGHGHGRGR, from the coding sequence ATGCGCAAACTGACATCACTCGCAGCCGCCGTGTCACTGGCACTTATGGCAGCGCCGGCCACGGCAACAGCAGCCGAACCAGTCACGGAACTGGGCGGCACACTGGCCAACGGAGCAACCTGGGCTGCCGAAGTGCCCCGGAACTGGAACGGAAAGCTGGTGCTCTACAGCCACGGCTTCCGGCCGGGCCCGGACAACCCGGCGTGGGATCAGGGCTTCGATTCCACCGCCCAGGCGCTGACGGACCGCGGGTTCGCGGTGGCGGCGTCGTCCTACGCTACTGCGGGCTGGGCGCTGGGAACCGCGGTGCAGGACCAGCTGGACACGCTGGCTGCGTTCTCAGCCGAAGCGGGCGAACCGGCGCGGACCATCGCGTTCGGAACGTCCATGGGCGGGCTGGTCAGCAGCCTCATCGCCGAAACTCCGCAGAGCGGCGTGGACGGCGCGGTGAGCACCTGCGGGCTACTCGGCGGCGGGATCAACCTCAATAACTACCAGCTCGACGGACTCCATGCCCTTGCCGAACTGCTCCTTCCCGGCCAGGAGGTGCAGCTGACTGGTTTCCGCACGGCAGAAGAAGCCGCGGCCACTACCGGGGTGCTCCTGCAGGCAGTGCAGCAGGCACAAACGACGCCGGACGGACAGGCTCGGCTGGCGCTCGCAGCGGCCCTGATGAACACTCCTACCTGGTTCAGCGGGGACACCCCGCCGGATCCCCGGGACTATGCCGCGCAGCAGGAAGCACAGTACAACTGGCTGCTGCAGACCATCCCGTTCGTGGTCGGTGCGCGCGTATCGATCGTGACGGCGGCCAACGGGGACAGCGGCTGGAACGAGGGCGTGGACTACCGGTCGCTGCTGCAGGAATCCGCGCAGCGCCGGCAGGTGGATGCGCTTTACCGTGCCGCGGGGCTGGACCTGCGGGCGGACCTGCGGACCCTGACGGGTGAGGCGGACATCAAGCCGGACCCCGAGGCGCTGGAATGGGTGGAAGAGACCTCCACTCCGCAGGGCGACCTGCAGATACCGGTGCTGACCATGCACACCCTGGCAGACATCCTGGCGCCGGTGGAATACACCGAGGAGTACGGGGAGACGGTGCGCGAAGCCCGGGCGACGCCGCTGCTGCGGCAGGCGTATATCGAGCGCACCGGGCACTGCACCTTTACGGACGCCGAACGCGTTGCGGCCGTTCTGGCGATGGATGAACGGCTGGACACCGGACGCTGGGCCAACATCGCCGAACCCCGGCAGCTGGACCGCCGGGCCGAATCCCTGAACCTGGGTGAGGCAGACTTCATCAGGTACCAGCCGGCCGAGTTCGTCAACGACCGCAGCTGGGATCCCTGCCCGGGCCAGGGACACGGCCACGGGAAGGGCGACGGATATGGGAAGGGACACGGCCACGGGAAGGGGCACGGCCATGGAAAGGGCCACGGCCACGGACACGGCCGCGGCCGGTAG
- a CDS encoding VOC family protein, whose protein sequence is MENQQPVRQLRLVVEAEDYDAALAFYRDVLGLPEQEAYQGEGDARVTILDAGRATLELSNPAQVRMIDRVEADGQPSLKLRVAFEVDDAAARTQRAVDGGAELVAEPRETPWRSLNSRLNGPAGLQLTLFQELGDQD, encoded by the coding sequence ATGGAAAACCAACAGCCTGTCCGCCAGCTGCGCCTGGTCGTGGAAGCCGAAGATTACGATGCCGCCCTGGCGTTCTACCGGGACGTCCTTGGCCTGCCCGAGCAGGAGGCCTACCAGGGCGAGGGAGATGCCCGCGTCACCATCCTGGACGCAGGAAGAGCGACGCTGGAACTCTCCAATCCTGCACAGGTGCGCATGATCGACCGGGTCGAGGCCGATGGCCAGCCCAGCCTCAAGCTCCGGGTCGCCTTTGAAGTGGACGACGCCGCCGCCCGCACCCAACGGGCGGTGGACGGCGGCGCCGAACTGGTCGCCGAGCCGCGGGAAACCCCGTGGCGATCGCTCAACTCCCGGCTGAACGGTCCGGCCGGACTGCAGCTGACCCTGTTCCAGGAACTCGGCGACCAGGACTAG
- a CDS encoding VOC family protein, which translates to MDWTLEVIKVPVSDLDRSIAFYGDQVGFDLDHHTVNEHMAFAQLTPPGSGCSIVIGSIPGGEEMDPGSLKGLQLVVPDAAAAREELASRGVEASEITVLDERDGGTMFSFADPDGNTWVVQQIRARAEHPLIPFASRPQFGEGI; encoded by the coding sequence ATGGATTGGACCTTGGAAGTCATCAAAGTCCCGGTCAGCGACCTGGACCGCAGTATCGCCTTCTACGGCGACCAGGTGGGGTTCGACCTGGACCACCACACCGTCAACGAGCACATGGCCTTCGCGCAGCTGACTCCCCCGGGATCGGGCTGCTCAATCGTCATCGGCAGCATTCCCGGCGGGGAGGAGATGGACCCGGGCTCCCTGAAGGGGCTGCAGCTGGTGGTTCCCGACGCCGCCGCCGCCCGGGAAGAGCTGGCCTCCCGCGGCGTGGAGGCCAGCGAGATCACCGTTCTGGACGAGCGCGACGGCGGCACTATGTTCTCCTTCGCGGACCCGGACGGCAACACGTGGGTAGTGCAGCAGATCCGCGCCCGGGCGGAGCATCCGCTCATCCCCTTTGCCTCCCGCCCGCAGTTTGGTGAAGGAATCTAG
- a CDS encoding SRPBCC family protein → MTNALEVTLPDGAPFIDYTREFDYPAARVFGAHVDPDTYAEWIGPDRLDTRIDVFDAVPGGSYRFVQTEGTEEYAFRGVFHSIRPAEFILQTFEYEGFPDQASLDFLRFEDLPDGRSRLVGHSVYPSLETRDSFVSSGMESGMAAGYDKLEQLLAFATA, encoded by the coding sequence ATGACCAACGCATTGGAAGTCACCCTTCCCGACGGTGCCCCCTTTATCGATTACACCCGCGAATTCGATTACCCCGCGGCCCGGGTCTTCGGTGCCCACGTAGACCCGGACACCTATGCCGAATGGATCGGCCCGGACCGGCTGGACACCCGGATCGACGTCTTTGACGCGGTCCCGGGAGGCAGCTACCGGTTCGTGCAGACCGAGGGGACCGAGGAGTACGCCTTCCGCGGCGTCTTCCACTCCATCCGTCCGGCGGAGTTCATCCTGCAGACCTTCGAGTACGAGGGTTTCCCGGACCAGGCGAGCCTGGATTTCCTGCGTTTCGAGGACCTTCCCGACGGCCGGTCCAGGCTCGTGGGGCACTCGGTCTATCCATCGCTCGAAACGAGGGATAGTTTCGTGTCCTCGGGGATGGAATCCGGCATGGCCGCGGGCTACGACAAGCTGGAGCAGCTGCTGGCATTCGCGACCGCCTGA
- a CDS encoding SRPBCC family protein, which yields MTNALQLSVPDGVPFIDYTREIDFPVADVFRAHADPNLVSQWLGPRGMKMEMDHYDFATGGTYKYTHTGPEGIPYDFTGIFHTVRENEFAIQTFEFSGYPDVVSLEFNTFEDLGDGRTRITVHAVYPTQEARDGMAASGMESGLVQGYERLEELLASRTGAKTPQEAS from the coding sequence ATGACCAACGCACTGCAGCTCTCCGTCCCTGACGGTGTCCCCTTCATCGACTACACCCGGGAGATCGATTTTCCCGTCGCCGATGTCTTCCGTGCCCACGCCGATCCGAACCTGGTCAGCCAGTGGCTCGGACCGCGGGGCATGAAGATGGAAATGGACCATTACGACTTCGCCACCGGCGGCACCTACAAATACACGCACACCGGCCCCGAAGGCATTCCGTATGACTTCACCGGCATCTTCCACACCGTCCGGGAGAACGAGTTCGCCATCCAGACCTTCGAGTTCTCCGGCTATCCCGACGTCGTCAGCCTGGAATTCAATACCTTCGAAGACCTGGGAGACGGCCGCACCCGCATCACCGTGCATGCTGTCTACCCCACCCAGGAAGCACGGGACGGCATGGCCGCCTCCGGCATGGAAAGCGGCCTCGTCCAAGGTTACGAGCGGCTGGAAGAGCTTCTTGCCAGCCGGACCGGCGCCAAGACACCGCAGGAGGCATCATGA
- a CDS encoding ArsR/SmtB family transcription factor has product MDEARGETQLDRAFMALADPARRRIIARLSRGPATVNELAEPFEISKQAVSKHIQVLEQAELVTRTRDAQRRPVHLNPARLEALTAWIDRYRLVREEQFRSLDAVLQNQAARSGPQAKDPS; this is encoded by the coding sequence ATGGACGAGGCGCGCGGCGAGACACAGCTCGACAGGGCCTTTATGGCCCTCGCCGATCCGGCCCGCCGCCGCATCATTGCCCGGCTTTCCCGGGGCCCTGCCACGGTCAACGAACTGGCGGAACCCTTCGAGATCAGCAAGCAGGCTGTCTCGAAGCACATCCAGGTCCTCGAGCAGGCGGAACTGGTCACGCGCACGCGTGACGCCCAGCGCCGGCCCGTCCACCTGAACCCCGCACGGTTGGAGGCACTCACGGCGTGGATCGACCGCTACCGATTGGTCCGCGAAGAGCAGTTCCGCAGCCTCGACGCTGTGCTCCAGAACCAGGCCGCACGCAGCGGCCCGCAGGCAAAGGATCCATCATGA
- a CDS encoding DinB family protein has protein sequence MLNDERIDPPEAADERGTLNGFLDYLRATVVFKAQGLSDADAARQVLPSLLTVSGLLRHLADVERWWFRAQLDGQTGIPTRWSGDDPDAEFRVTEQDSLAEIITDYQAACDESREVAARYGLEDMCKADHSAGHNLRWVLVHMVEETGRHCGHLDIIRELLDGVTGE, from the coding sequence ATGCTGAACGACGAACGAATCGACCCGCCCGAAGCAGCTGACGAGCGGGGGACCCTCAACGGTTTCCTGGACTACCTTCGCGCCACCGTTGTCTTCAAGGCCCAAGGCCTGTCCGACGCCGACGCCGCACGCCAGGTCCTGCCCTCCCTGCTGACCGTCTCGGGTCTGCTCCGCCACCTTGCCGACGTCGAACGCTGGTGGTTCCGGGCACAGCTGGATGGCCAGACGGGCATTCCCACGCGCTGGAGCGGTGACGATCCCGACGCCGAGTTCCGCGTTACCGAGCAGGACAGCCTCGCCGAAATCATCACCGACTACCAGGCTGCCTGCGACGAGTCCCGTGAGGTTGCCGCGCGCTACGGGCTGGAGGACATGTGCAAAGCGGACCACAGCGCCGGGCACAACCTTCGCTGGGTGCTGGTGCACATGGTCGAGGAAACCGGGCGCCACTGCGGTCACCTGGATATCATCCGCGAACTGCTCGACGGCGTCACGGGGGAGTAG
- a CDS encoding DUF4190 domain-containing protein — protein MENQTYTPAPAPLPAAPAAKPGKGLAVTGLVLGIVALVLCWVPILNNVFLFVGLAGLGFAIAALVIASKRKAPKGMPIAGLILSIVAIIGVFATQAMYSAALDSVVKSVEDSADGVTTSSEEEQEEATTEALAAGESAMVGEYTVTVSGVNLQATDPIMAVNQFNSAPTGQYVLVDLSVVYNGSEEGDPWIDLTTEFAGSDARQYSTSTCSALLERPSHEVPTLTNGGAAEYQVCFDVPGESVSGSKILVESLFSLRDDRVYWAAQ, from the coding sequence ATGGAAAACCAGACCTATACTCCTGCGCCGGCACCGCTGCCGGCCGCGCCCGCAGCAAAACCCGGCAAGGGCCTTGCCGTCACCGGCCTGGTCCTGGGCATCGTCGCCCTGGTTCTGTGCTGGGTGCCGATTCTCAACAACGTCTTCCTGTTTGTGGGACTCGCCGGACTCGGCTTTGCCATTGCAGCCCTGGTGATCGCTTCGAAGCGCAAGGCGCCGAAGGGTATGCCCATCGCTGGCCTGATCCTCAGCATCGTGGCCATCATTGGGGTTTTCGCAACCCAGGCCATGTACTCGGCAGCCCTCGACTCCGTGGTGAAGAGCGTTGAAGACAGCGCGGACGGCGTGACCACCTCCTCGGAGGAGGAACAGGAAGAAGCCACCACGGAAGCCCTTGCGGCAGGGGAATCGGCCATGGTCGGCGAATACACCGTGACCGTTTCCGGGGTGAACCTGCAGGCCACTGATCCGATCATGGCGGTGAACCAGTTCAACAGTGCGCCGACGGGCCAGTATGTGCTGGTGGACCTGTCCGTTGTGTACAACGGCTCTGAAGAAGGCGATCCGTGGATCGATCTCACCACTGAGTTCGCCGGCTCTGACGCCCGCCAGTACTCGACCAGCACCTGCAGTGCCCTCCTCGAACGGCCGAGCCACGAGGTCCCCACGCTGACCAACGGCGGCGCGGCGGAGTACCAGGTCTGCTTCGATGTTCCTGGTGAGTCCGTCTCCGGGTCAAAGATCCTGGTGGAGTCCCTGTTCTCGCTCCGGGATGACCGGGTGTACTGGGCAGCTCAGTAG
- the tpx gene encoding thiol peroxidase, translating to MATTAFKQNPVRTAGELPAVGTQAPAVELVGADLSSVTLSGFAGRRVVLNIFPSVDTGVCAASVRRFNEIAAGLENTTVVCVSKDLPFALGRFCGAEGIENVVAASAFRSSFGEDFGLTQAEGPLAGLLARAVVAIDTDGSVLYTQLVPEITTEPDYDAAVAALG from the coding sequence ATGGCAACCACAGCATTCAAGCAGAACCCTGTCCGCACCGCCGGTGAGCTTCCCGCCGTCGGCACCCAAGCCCCGGCCGTTGAACTGGTAGGCGCCGATCTTTCAAGCGTCACCCTTTCGGGCTTCGCCGGACGCCGGGTCGTCCTGAACATCTTCCCGAGCGTGGACACTGGCGTCTGCGCCGCGAGCGTCCGCCGCTTCAACGAAATCGCGGCAGGACTGGAGAACACCACGGTCGTATGCGTCTCCAAGGACCTTCCGTTCGCGCTCGGCCGCTTCTGCGGCGCCGAAGGCATCGAGAACGTGGTGGCCGCTTCGGCTTTCCGCAGCAGCTTCGGTGAAGACTTCGGCCTGACCCAGGCAGAGGGACCGCTGGCAGGCCTGCTGGCCCGCGCCGTCGTCGCTATCGATACGGACGGAAGCGTCCTCTACACGCAGCTCGTCCCGGAAATCACCACCGAACCGGATTACGACGCCGCAGTGGCCGCCCTCGGCTAG
- a CDS encoding DUF4190 domain-containing protein, translated as MQNQTAAAPHGDYYGSYPGPGQVLPPAGSTGRGPAIAAVSVAGSALVSCWIPFLNVYAFIAGPVTLVLAVVALVSAKRKPLLARVLAVVSIGMAVLAVALAWSVNSWAVKALDKTPGSPQSQQEAEQPRSAETRGLSGDASPVLPGRALEQILAEPVVPSGVGAQLGDFEVRLSEVDRDATDRVQQRSPSSVPQEGTYVLFEFEMRYDGGLTGEPDFTLVPGFVGTDGREYSAVDCSTGLSMEGPDHPGLHGEYSGSYDICFDLPPEALGDKSRVVLRMPAVAEELYWQP; from the coding sequence ATGCAGAATCAGACTGCGGCCGCGCCGCACGGGGACTATTACGGGTCTTACCCCGGGCCGGGCCAGGTGCTCCCGCCAGCCGGGTCTACGGGCAGGGGGCCGGCGATCGCTGCTGTTTCGGTGGCCGGGTCGGCGCTGGTGAGCTGCTGGATACCGTTCCTGAATGTTTATGCGTTCATCGCCGGCCCGGTAACCCTCGTGCTGGCGGTAGTTGCACTGGTGAGCGCGAAGAGGAAACCGCTCCTGGCCCGGGTGCTGGCAGTCGTCTCCATCGGGATGGCGGTCCTCGCCGTGGCGCTCGCCTGGTCCGTCAACTCCTGGGCCGTAAAAGCCCTCGACAAGACACCGGGATCTCCTCAGTCCCAGCAGGAAGCTGAGCAACCACGGTCCGCCGAAACCCGCGGACTGTCGGGCGACGCATCCCCTGTGCTGCCCGGCAGGGCCCTGGAACAGATCCTCGCGGAGCCGGTTGTTCCATCCGGTGTGGGGGCACAGTTAGGGGACTTTGAAGTCAGGCTTTCGGAAGTGGACCGTGATGCAACGGACAGGGTCCAGCAGCGCAGCCCGTCTTCCGTGCCGCAGGAGGGCACCTATGTGCTGTTCGAGTTCGAAATGCGCTACGACGGCGGGCTAACGGGCGAACCGGACTTCACTCTGGTGCCCGGATTCGTGGGCACTGACGGCCGCGAGTACTCGGCGGTGGACTGCTCCACGGGCTTGAGCATGGAAGGCCCAGACCATCCGGGGCTGCACGGGGAGTACAGCGGCAGCTACGACATCTGTTTTGACCTGCCCCCGGAGGCCCTGGGCGACAAGAGCAGGGTGGTACTGCGGATGCCGGCCGTGGCCGAAGAGCTTTACTGGCAGCCATAA